From a region of the Myxococcaceae bacterium JPH2 genome:
- a CDS encoding flagellar M-ring protein FliF, with product MRFLCRAVLLLLCLQGVTACREQIQHGLDERQANLLQTVLIERGLDARKVAEGGKKPSWSVEVEEEHASDAVRILAELGLPRPPEESGCEVFGGSGLVRTPLEEQVCRTRVLERELEKTLQTVDGVLLARVHLVLPSLPRSGQPVAASKAAAMLRAEPGRAAHLRQSTESLKTLLAGGVEGLSPEGVSLLVDEVTTRVMPVAQPNASPLARLRILLAALGMVLTVLAVALVLVTLKLKHYRMRSEPSSVPTTPPRPVLTPAAPRKVT from the coding sequence ATGCGTTTCTTGTGTCGAGCCGTGCTGCTCCTGCTCTGTCTTCAGGGTGTCACGGCATGTCGTGAGCAGATTCAACACGGGTTGGATGAGCGGCAGGCCAACCTCCTTCAGACGGTCCTCATCGAGCGGGGGCTCGATGCGCGCAAGGTCGCGGAAGGGGGCAAGAAGCCCTCATGGTCGGTGGAGGTCGAGGAAGAGCATGCCTCCGACGCTGTTCGCATTCTCGCGGAGCTGGGGTTGCCGCGTCCGCCCGAGGAGTCGGGATGTGAAGTCTTCGGCGGAAGCGGACTGGTGCGCACCCCCCTGGAGGAGCAGGTCTGTCGAACGCGGGTGCTGGAGCGGGAGCTGGAGAAGACGCTGCAAACCGTGGACGGTGTCCTGCTGGCGCGAGTGCATCTGGTGCTGCCCTCTCTACCTCGGTCGGGACAACCCGTGGCCGCATCGAAGGCCGCGGCCATGCTGCGGGCCGAACCCGGTCGCGCCGCGCATCTGCGCCAGTCCACGGAGTCACTCAAGACGCTCCTCGCGGGTGGGGTGGAGGGGCTTTCGCCGGAGGGCGTGTCCCTGCTCGTGGACGAGGTGACGACCCGAGTGATGCCCGTGGCGCAGCCGAATGCGTCTCCGCTGGCGCGCCTGCGAATCCTCCTCGCGGCACTTGGGATGGTTCTCACCGTGCTGGCGGTGGCCCTGGTGCTGGTGACGCTGAAGCTGAAACACTATCGGATGCGGAGTGAGCCGTCCTCGGTGCCGACCACCCCACCG
- a CDS encoding ATP-dependent helicase HrpB, producing MGIDKMGPTGSVASGVSPRESFRDVLDGARELPKSSGPPRVSGPREGAATSEVARSPSRVDDTRKTCAAVEGAKPDTRVGSVQSARAQHVAQVLEGVDQARKQLDHVMRLAESGRTFTATELLGLQARVYRASQELDLAGKVVEKATSGVKQVLQTQI from the coding sequence ATGGGCATCGACAAGATGGGGCCCACGGGAAGCGTGGCCTCGGGTGTCTCGCCGAGAGAGTCGTTTCGAGACGTCCTGGACGGTGCGCGGGAGCTGCCGAAGAGCTCGGGGCCCCCGCGAGTATCGGGTCCGCGAGAGGGCGCGGCTACCTCGGAGGTGGCGCGGAGTCCATCGCGCGTGGACGACACGCGGAAGACGTGCGCTGCGGTGGAGGGCGCGAAGCCCGACACGCGAGTGGGCTCGGTTCAATCCGCGCGAGCGCAGCATGTGGCTCAGGTGTTGGAGGGCGTCGACCAGGCGCGCAAGCAATTGGACCACGTCATGCGGCTGGCCGAGTCCGGCCGCACCTTCACAGCCACCGAGCTGCTGGGCCTTCAAGCGCGAGTCTACCGCGCGAGTCAGGAACTCGATCTCGCGGGCAAGGTTGTCGAGAAGGCCACGAGCGGCGTGAAGCAGGTTCTGCAGACCCAGATTTGA
- a CDS encoding PilZ domain-containing protein, whose amino-acid sequence MTSPGAPSTAERFHPRVEANLPVKVLLSGRTVSAQARDVSMAGLFLLAHAAETQQTLTIALPLPGDRELVTTCEIRRREVDGVALEFGPLDWDDLIALARFLHPRLP is encoded by the coding sequence ATGACCTCCCCTGGTGCACCCAGCACGGCCGAACGCTTTCACCCTCGCGTCGAGGCCAATCTCCCCGTCAAGGTGCTCCTGTCCGGGCGCACCGTGTCGGCTCAGGCGCGCGACGTGTCCATGGCCGGGCTGTTCCTTCTCGCGCACGCGGCGGAGACCCAGCAGACCCTCACCATCGCCTTGCCGCTACCGGGTGACCGAGAGCTCGTCACCACGTGCGAGATTCGGCGGCGCGAGGTGGATGGCGTGGCGCTGGAGTTTGGTCCCCTGGACTGGGACGACCTCATCGCCCTGGCGCGCTTCCTCCATCCGCGCCTGCCCTGA
- a CDS encoding response regulator, with translation MAVNAQAPFHILLVEDEPVIRELVRSMLSDGAVDVVCAANGLEGLKLAKSQPFHLILMDVVLPQLDGVSVCRILKSDPSTAGVPLYMLTGKAKKSDVESATAAGADGYIHKPFRGAELMALVERLRTRMAASS, from the coding sequence ATGGCCGTCAACGCCCAGGCACCTTTCCACATCCTGCTCGTCGAGGACGAACCCGTCATTCGCGAACTCGTCCGCTCCATGTTGAGCGATGGCGCTGTGGATGTGGTGTGCGCTGCGAATGGGTTGGAGGGCCTGAAGCTCGCGAAGAGTCAGCCCTTCCACCTCATCTTGATGGACGTGGTGCTACCGCAACTCGATGGCGTTTCGGTCTGCCGCATCCTCAAGAGCGATCCGTCCACGGCGGGCGTGCCGCTCTACATGCTGACCGGGAAGGCGAAGAAGTCGGATGTGGAGAGCGCGACGGCCGCGGGCGCGGATGGCTACATCCACAAGCCATTCCGAGGCGCGGAGTTGATGGCGCTGGTGGAGCGGCTGCGCACGCGGATGGCCGCGTCGAGCTGA
- a CDS encoding SH3 domain-containing protein produces the protein MSTETTQGYYSPDEAQALFQQANEAYAREDYAAAQEGYDKLLSHGFGGPDVLYNLGTTHLARGDLGRAVLSLERARKQGGKAPDLESNLTLARARQVDKVVGATADEPFLSRVTAVTDGAMVSWIFLGAWLLGFALILARRAWPWARGTVTAVLMGLCLTASVPAGALLVAHVWVHQNVHEAVIVAPTVAARELPRDGARSLFEVHAGLKVQMLDESGRFVRIRLPNGLEGWAEREGVADI, from the coding sequence ATGAGCACCGAGACGACCCAGGGCTACTACTCGCCCGACGAGGCACAGGCGCTCTTCCAGCAGGCCAACGAGGCCTATGCCCGCGAGGACTACGCGGCCGCGCAGGAGGGCTACGACAAGCTGCTGTCGCACGGCTTCGGTGGCCCGGACGTCCTCTACAACCTGGGCACCACGCATCTGGCGCGCGGCGACCTGGGCCGCGCGGTGCTGTCGCTGGAGCGCGCGCGGAAGCAGGGCGGAAAAGCGCCGGACCTCGAGTCGAACCTCACTTTGGCCCGGGCGCGCCAGGTGGACAAGGTGGTGGGCGCCACGGCGGATGAGCCATTCCTCTCCCGCGTGACGGCCGTGACGGACGGAGCGATGGTGTCGTGGATCTTCCTGGGCGCGTGGCTGCTGGGCTTCGCGCTCATCCTCGCGCGGCGCGCGTGGCCCTGGGCGCGCGGCACTGTCACCGCGGTGCTGATGGGCCTGTGCCTCACCGCGTCGGTGCCAGCGGGTGCGCTGCTCGTCGCGCATGTCTGGGTCCACCAGAACGTTCACGAGGCGGTGATTGTGGCGCCCACGGTGGCGGCGCGAGAGCTGCCACGTGACGGCGCTCGCTCGCTCTTCGAGGTTCACGCGGGCCTCAAGGTGCAGATGCTGGATGAGTCGGGACGCTTCGTGCGCATCCGCCTGCCCAACGGCCTGGAGGGCTGGGCCGAGCGCGAGGGTGTGGCGGACATCTGA
- a CDS encoding protein BatD gives MRRTGSGRAAWFAVLALLATAPAWADDIEFYQTVDRTEVGTEDAFHLTVVVVNAPANAQVRLPQSEDFEVLSNSRSSQRSISLSGGGPAVIQDVTRHMLVLRANRAGTLTIPPAVLNVGGRQMKTDPLRVTVKEGHASQGSAQANARPALPDPFRNLPSTANDPFGEDEEADEPVIPRGDSDLFLRSTLDRDDVYVGEQVTLSLYVYSRVDLSSVDSVTMPKLEGFWSEAVENPTQLSSDQKIVDGIPYRTYLLRRSALFPVKPGALTISAAEADITTGFLFAGHRVHRIANALKVKVRPLPAGAPPGMSNANVGNWRLSLDVSNTRVELGQPVTVKVVLEGTGNVKNITPPKLTGPASLKVYDPTTTDKLTPNRNRIQGRRVVEYLVMPQRTGAFTLPALEFPYFDPSTRRYEVARTDPVTLNVEAGAGGTTSLGTQTPRLNDSASEQKNVLTAGGIRPVRYQARFEAPATPVWQRPFFATAVLAPLGLLAGVALMGGVRGRMATRTEAGKGKQQARAARKRLAAAEKLLAGKDAGAFYAEVEKGLLGFLDAQVGAPLGGLTREALSERLAAAGVDAERRARVQFVLEACDMGRYGGGVEPAERRKVLEAAAAVMEGWGR, from the coding sequence ATGAGAAGGACTGGTAGCGGCCGCGCGGCGTGGTTCGCCGTGCTTGCCCTGCTCGCCACGGCGCCAGCATGGGCGGATGACATCGAGTTCTACCAGACGGTGGACCGCACCGAGGTCGGCACCGAGGACGCCTTCCACCTCACGGTGGTGGTGGTGAACGCTCCCGCCAACGCGCAGGTGCGGCTGCCTCAGTCGGAAGACTTCGAGGTGTTGTCCAACTCACGCAGCAGCCAGCGCTCCATCTCGCTGTCGGGTGGTGGCCCCGCCGTCATCCAGGACGTGACGCGCCACATGCTCGTCCTGCGCGCGAACCGCGCGGGCACGCTCACCATCCCGCCCGCGGTGCTGAACGTGGGCGGGCGACAGATGAAGACGGATCCGTTGCGCGTCACCGTGAAGGAGGGCCACGCCTCGCAGGGCTCCGCGCAGGCGAACGCCCGCCCCGCGTTGCCGGACCCCTTCCGGAACCTGCCGAGCACCGCGAATGACCCCTTCGGTGAGGACGAGGAGGCCGACGAGCCCGTCATCCCACGGGGCGACTCGGATCTGTTCCTGCGTTCGACGTTGGACAGGGACGATGTGTACGTGGGCGAGCAGGTGACGCTGTCGCTCTATGTCTACTCCCGCGTGGACCTGTCCTCGGTGGACTCCGTCACCATGCCCAAGTTGGAGGGCTTCTGGTCCGAGGCCGTGGAGAACCCCACGCAGTTGTCGAGCGACCAGAAGATTGTCGACGGCATTCCCTACCGCACCTATCTCCTGCGCCGCTCCGCGCTGTTCCCCGTGAAGCCGGGCGCGCTGACCATCTCGGCGGCGGAGGCGGACATCACCACGGGCTTCCTCTTCGCGGGCCACCGCGTGCACCGCATCGCCAACGCGTTGAAGGTGAAGGTGCGGCCGCTTCCCGCGGGCGCTCCTCCGGGGATGTCCAACGCGAACGTGGGCAACTGGCGGCTGTCGCTGGACGTGTCCAACACGCGCGTGGAGCTGGGCCAGCCCGTCACCGTGAAGGTGGTCCTGGAGGGGACGGGCAACGTCAAGAACATCACGCCGCCCAAGCTCACGGGACCGGCCTCGCTCAAGGTCTACGACCCGACGACGACGGACAAGCTCACGCCCAACCGCAACCGCATCCAGGGCCGCCGCGTCGTCGAGTACCTGGTGATGCCGCAGCGCACGGGCGCCTTCACCTTGCCCGCGCTCGAGTTCCCCTACTTCGACCCGAGCACACGCCGCTACGAGGTCGCGCGCACCGACCCCGTGACCCTCAACGTGGAGGCGGGGGCCGGTGGCACCACCTCGCTGGGCACGCAGACACCGCGGCTGAATGACTCGGCCAGCGAGCAGAAGAACGTCCTCACGGCGGGCGGCATCCGGCCCGTGCGCTACCAAGCGCGCTTCGAGGCACCAGCGACACCCGTGTGGCAGCGCCCCTTCTTCGCGACCGCGGTGCTCGCGCCGCTGGGGTTGCTCGCGGGCGTGGCGCTCATGGGCGGAGTGCGAGGACGGATGGCCACGCGCACCGAGGCAGGGAAGGGCAAGCAGCAGGCGCGTGCCGCGCGCAAGCGATTGGCCGCAGCGGAGAAGCTGCTGGCGGGCAAGGACGCGGGTGCCTTCTACGCGGAGGTGGAGAAGGGACTGCTGGGCTTCCTGGACGCGCAAGTGGGCGCGCCGCTGGGAGGGCTGACACGTGAGGCGCTCAGTGAGCGTCTGGCCGCGGCGGGCGTGGATGCCGAGCGACGCGCGCGGGTGCAGTTCGTGTTGGAGGCGTGCGACATGGGGCGCTACGGCGGCGGCGTGGAGCCGGCCGAGCGCCGGAAGGTCTTGGAGGCCGCCGCCGCGGTCATGGAGGGCTGGGGGCGATGA